A region from the Leopardus geoffroyi isolate Oge1 chromosome E3, O.geoffroyi_Oge1_pat1.0, whole genome shotgun sequence genome encodes:
- the TMEM130 gene encoding transmembrane protein 130 isoform X2, whose translation MLCRQGKCAPSGSPGDLLVRLYELRLTTDGPATTGAEVTITASLVANENGSLVLPSNTRVYRFHWIHTPLLLTGKTDEAFSSTIRAVGNVPGDFPVSVWVTAADCWMCQPVARSLLVLPITELLVGNLVVSQNTSLPWPSSYLTKTVLKVSFLLHDPSNFFKTASFLYNWDFGDGTQMVTEDAVVYYNYSIIGTFTVKLKVVAEWEQATQDAGKGIVQKTGDFSASLKLQETLRGIQVLGPTLIQTFQKMTVTLNFLGSPPLTVCWRLKPECLPLEEGECHPVSVASTAYNLTHTFRDPGDYCFSIRAENVISKTHQYHRIQVWPSSIQPAVFAFPCATLITMMLAFIMYMTLRNAAHQKDMVEVADFDFSPMSDKNPEPPTGVRCCCQMCCGPFLLETPSEYLEVVRENHGLLPPLYKSIKTYTV comes from the exons GCCCTGGGGACCTGCTAGTGA GGCTGTATGAACTCCGCCTCACCACCGATGGCCCTGCCACCACAGGGGCGGAGGTGACCATCACAGCCAGCCTGGTGGCCAACGAAAACGGCAGCCTGGTCCTGCCCTCCAACACCCGCGTCTACCGCTTCCACTGGATCCACACCCCGCTGCTGCTCACGGGGAAGACTGACGAGGCCTTCAGCTCCACCATCCGCGCCGTGGGGAACGTGCCCGGGGACTTCCCTGTCTCCGTCTGGGTCACCGCTGCCGACTGCTGGATGTGCCAGCCCGTGGCGAGGAGCCTCCTCGTCCTCCCCATCACAG AGCTCCTCGTGGGGAACCTCGTTGTCTCCCAGAacacctccctgccctggcccagcTCTTACCTCACCAAGACAGTCCTTAaagtttccttcctcctccatgACCCGAGCAACTTCTTCAAGACTGCCTCATTTCTCTACAACTGGGACTTCGGAGATGG CACCCAGATGGTGACTGAAGATGCAGTGGTCTACTACAACTATTCGATCATTGGGACCTTCACTGTGAAGCTCAAGGTGGTGGCAGAGTGGGAACAGGCAACGCAGGATGCCGGGAAGGGCATCGTGCAGAAGACAGGAGacttctctgcctccctgaagCTGCAGG aAACCCTTCGAGGCATCCAGGTCTTGGGGCCCACCCTAATTCAGACCTTCCAAAAGATGACAGTGACCTTGAACTTCCTGGGGAG CCCTCCCCTGACCGTGTGCTGGCGTCTCAAGCCCGAGTGCCTCCCGCTGGAAGAAGGGGAATGCCACCCGGTGTCCGTGGCCAGCACGGCTTACAACCTGACCCACACCTTCAGGGATCCCGGGGACTACTGCTTCAGCATCCGGGCCGAGAATGTCATCAGCAAGACGCATCAGTACCACAGGATCCAGGTGTGGCCTTCCA GCATCCAGCCGGCTGTCTTTGCTTTCCCGTGCGCCACACTTATCACCATGATGCTGGCCTTCATCATGTACATGACCTTGCGGAATGCCGCTCATCAGAAGGACATGGTGGAG GTGGCTGATTTTGACTTTTCCCCCATGTCTGACAAGAACCCGGAGCCGCCCACTGGGGTCAGGTGCTGCTGCCAGATGTGCTGTGGGCCCTTCCTGCTGGAGACTCCATCTGAGTACCTGGAAGTTGTCCGCGAGAACCACGGGCTCCTGCCGCCCCTCTACAAATCCATCAAAACTTACACTGTGTGA
- the TMEM130 gene encoding transmembrane protein 130 isoform X3, with product MAPALWPRLSRVLWLACLLPLAPAGVAAGLYELRLTTDGPATTGAEVTITASLVANENGSLVLPSNTRVYRFHWIHTPLLLTGKTDEAFSSTIRAVGNVPGDFPVSVWVTAADCWMCQPVARSLLVLPITELLVGNLVVSQNTSLPWPSSYLTKTVLKVSFLLHDPSNFFKTASFLYNWDFGDGTQMVTEDAVVYYNYSIIGTFTVKLKVVAEWEQATQDAGKGIVQKTGDFSASLKLQETLRGIQVLGPTLIQTFQKMTVTLNFLGSPPLTVCWRLKPECLPLEEGECHPVSVASTAYNLTHTFRDPGDYCFSIRAENVISKTHQYHRIQVWPSSIQPAVFAFPCATLITMMLAFIMYMTLRNAAHQKDMVENPEPPTGVRCCCQMCCGPFLLETPSEYLEVVRENHGLLPPLYKSIKTYTV from the exons GGCTGTATGAACTCCGCCTCACCACCGATGGCCCTGCCACCACAGGGGCGGAGGTGACCATCACAGCCAGCCTGGTGGCCAACGAAAACGGCAGCCTGGTCCTGCCCTCCAACACCCGCGTCTACCGCTTCCACTGGATCCACACCCCGCTGCTGCTCACGGGGAAGACTGACGAGGCCTTCAGCTCCACCATCCGCGCCGTGGGGAACGTGCCCGGGGACTTCCCTGTCTCCGTCTGGGTCACCGCTGCCGACTGCTGGATGTGCCAGCCCGTGGCGAGGAGCCTCCTCGTCCTCCCCATCACAG AGCTCCTCGTGGGGAACCTCGTTGTCTCCCAGAacacctccctgccctggcccagcTCTTACCTCACCAAGACAGTCCTTAaagtttccttcctcctccatgACCCGAGCAACTTCTTCAAGACTGCCTCATTTCTCTACAACTGGGACTTCGGAGATGG CACCCAGATGGTGACTGAAGATGCAGTGGTCTACTACAACTATTCGATCATTGGGACCTTCACTGTGAAGCTCAAGGTGGTGGCAGAGTGGGAACAGGCAACGCAGGATGCCGGGAAGGGCATCGTGCAGAAGACAGGAGacttctctgcctccctgaagCTGCAGG aAACCCTTCGAGGCATCCAGGTCTTGGGGCCCACCCTAATTCAGACCTTCCAAAAGATGACAGTGACCTTGAACTTCCTGGGGAG CCCTCCCCTGACCGTGTGCTGGCGTCTCAAGCCCGAGTGCCTCCCGCTGGAAGAAGGGGAATGCCACCCGGTGTCCGTGGCCAGCACGGCTTACAACCTGACCCACACCTTCAGGGATCCCGGGGACTACTGCTTCAGCATCCGGGCCGAGAATGTCATCAGCAAGACGCATCAGTACCACAGGATCCAGGTGTGGCCTTCCA GCATCCAGCCGGCTGTCTTTGCTTTCCCGTGCGCCACACTTATCACCATGATGCTGGCCTTCATCATGTACATGACCTTGCGGAATGCCGCTCATCAGAAGGACATGGTGGAG AACCCGGAGCCGCCCACTGGGGTCAGGTGCTGCTGCCAGATGTGCTGTGGGCCCTTCCTGCTGGAGACTCCATCTGAGTACCTGGAAGTTGTCCGCGAGAACCACGGGCTCCTGCCGCCCCTCTACAAATCCATCAAAACTTACACTGTGTGA
- the TMEM130 gene encoding transmembrane protein 130 isoform X1: MAPALWPRLSRVLWLACLLPLAPAGVAAGLYELRLTTDGPATTGAEVTITASLVANENGSLVLPSNTRVYRFHWIHTPLLLTGKTDEAFSSTIRAVGNVPGDFPVSVWVTAADCWMCQPVARSLLVLPITELLVGNLVVSQNTSLPWPSSYLTKTVLKVSFLLHDPSNFFKTASFLYNWDFGDGTQMVTEDAVVYYNYSIIGTFTVKLKVVAEWEQATQDAGKGIVQKTGDFSASLKLQETLRGIQVLGPTLIQTFQKMTVTLNFLGSPPLTVCWRLKPECLPLEEGECHPVSVASTAYNLTHTFRDPGDYCFSIRAENVISKTHQYHRIQVWPSSIQPAVFAFPCATLITMMLAFIMYMTLRNAAHQKDMVEVADFDFSPMSDKNPEPPTGVRCCCQMCCGPFLLETPSEYLEVVRENHGLLPPLYKSIKTYTV, from the exons GGCTGTATGAACTCCGCCTCACCACCGATGGCCCTGCCACCACAGGGGCGGAGGTGACCATCACAGCCAGCCTGGTGGCCAACGAAAACGGCAGCCTGGTCCTGCCCTCCAACACCCGCGTCTACCGCTTCCACTGGATCCACACCCCGCTGCTGCTCACGGGGAAGACTGACGAGGCCTTCAGCTCCACCATCCGCGCCGTGGGGAACGTGCCCGGGGACTTCCCTGTCTCCGTCTGGGTCACCGCTGCCGACTGCTGGATGTGCCAGCCCGTGGCGAGGAGCCTCCTCGTCCTCCCCATCACAG AGCTCCTCGTGGGGAACCTCGTTGTCTCCCAGAacacctccctgccctggcccagcTCTTACCTCACCAAGACAGTCCTTAaagtttccttcctcctccatgACCCGAGCAACTTCTTCAAGACTGCCTCATTTCTCTACAACTGGGACTTCGGAGATGG CACCCAGATGGTGACTGAAGATGCAGTGGTCTACTACAACTATTCGATCATTGGGACCTTCACTGTGAAGCTCAAGGTGGTGGCAGAGTGGGAACAGGCAACGCAGGATGCCGGGAAGGGCATCGTGCAGAAGACAGGAGacttctctgcctccctgaagCTGCAGG aAACCCTTCGAGGCATCCAGGTCTTGGGGCCCACCCTAATTCAGACCTTCCAAAAGATGACAGTGACCTTGAACTTCCTGGGGAG CCCTCCCCTGACCGTGTGCTGGCGTCTCAAGCCCGAGTGCCTCCCGCTGGAAGAAGGGGAATGCCACCCGGTGTCCGTGGCCAGCACGGCTTACAACCTGACCCACACCTTCAGGGATCCCGGGGACTACTGCTTCAGCATCCGGGCCGAGAATGTCATCAGCAAGACGCATCAGTACCACAGGATCCAGGTGTGGCCTTCCA GCATCCAGCCGGCTGTCTTTGCTTTCCCGTGCGCCACACTTATCACCATGATGCTGGCCTTCATCATGTACATGACCTTGCGGAATGCCGCTCATCAGAAGGACATGGTGGAG GTGGCTGATTTTGACTTTTCCCCCATGTCTGACAAGAACCCGGAGCCGCCCACTGGGGTCAGGTGCTGCTGCCAGATGTGCTGTGGGCCCTTCCTGCTGGAGACTCCATCTGAGTACCTGGAAGTTGTCCGCGAGAACCACGGGCTCCTGCCGCCCCTCTACAAATCCATCAAAACTTACACTGTGTGA